The following proteins are co-located in the Pedobacter sp. FW305-3-2-15-E-R2A2 genome:
- a CDS encoding DUF6266 family protein produces the protein MATSKNGLYGHPNGKIGNIVFYVLNGQNVSRTIGDPGKPSRNQLGNQQSMAVTMAFLKRMKEFITVGFELEAAGTVKNAFNLATSYNKKGALQGEYPNISVNYSKVVLSKGDLPVAKDIQLSKADTGVLISWDPSRLDFDYGPDDSVMIMLYHPLRKKETSFLNAARREEGSRFIEIDKEWLEEPIEAYLCFKSANGKRISDSVYVGNLNGEIESPEEKSKKRKYLEVKVRFDQIEADYLRLMHLDRGAHMGTKAFRHLEKEYEVLKKKLDDLPGKPG, from the coding sequence ATGGCGACTTCTAAAAACGGCCTTTATGGTCATCCGAATGGAAAAATTGGAAATATTGTTTTTTATGTATTAAACGGTCAGAATGTAAGCCGTACGATTGGTGATCCGGGTAAACCGAGCAGAAATCAATTGGGAAATCAGCAGTCTATGGCAGTGACGATGGCGTTTTTAAAGCGTATGAAAGAATTTATCACTGTAGGTTTTGAGTTGGAAGCTGCTGGTACGGTTAAAAATGCTTTTAATCTGGCTACTTCCTATAATAAGAAAGGCGCGCTCCAGGGCGAATATCCAAACATCAGTGTGAATTATAGTAAAGTGGTACTGAGTAAGGGTGATTTGCCGGTTGCAAAGGACATTCAGTTGAGTAAAGCAGATACAGGTGTCTTGATTAGCTGGGATCCGAGCCGTCTGGATTTTGATTACGGGCCCGACGACAGTGTGATGATCATGTTGTATCACCCGCTAAGAAAAAAGGAGACGTCTTTTCTTAATGCTGCCAGAAGAGAAGAGGGGAGTCGTTTTATTGAAATTGATAAAGAATGGCTGGAGGAACCCATAGAAGCATATTTGTGCTTTAAATCAGCTAACGGTAAGCGCATTTCCGATAGTGTTTATGTGGGAAATCTTAATGGTGAAATAGAAAGTCCGGAAGAAAAGTCTAAAAAGAGGAAGTATCTGGAGGTAAAAGTAAGATTTGATCAGATAGAGGCAGATTATTTAAGGTTAATGCATTTGGATCGGGGCGCGCATATGGGTACTAAGGCCTTCCGGCATCTCGAAAAGGAATATGAGGTCCTCAAAAAGAAATTGGATGATCTTCCCGGGAAGCCCGGTTAA
- a CDS encoding rod shape-determining protein — translation MGLFNWFTQEVAIDLGTANTLIIHNDKVVVDEPSIVAFDRQTNKIIAIGRQAMQMEGKTHDNIRTVRPLKDGVIADFNAAEAMIKGMIRMLNGGKGWMFPSLRMVICIPSGITEVEKRAVRDSAEIAGAKEVYLIHEPMAAAVGIGIDVEEPMGNMIIDIGGGTTEIAVIALSGIVCDQSIRVAGDNFDSDIVNYIRRQHNIMIGDRTAEKIKIEVGAALPELTDPPADFAVQGRDLMTGVPKQITVSYTEIAHCLDKSISKIEEAILKALEITPPELSADIYQTGIYLTGGGALLRGLDKRVAAKTKLPVHVAEDPLRAVVRGTGIALKNIGGYKFLMQ, via the coding sequence ATGGGTTTATTTAATTGGTTTACACAAGAGGTAGCTATCGACTTAGGTACGGCTAACACTCTGATTATACATAATGACAAAGTAGTGGTAGATGAACCTTCCATCGTTGCTTTTGACAGACAAACAAACAAAATTATCGCTATTGGCCGACAAGCCATGCAAATGGAAGGTAAGACGCACGATAACATCCGAACGGTAAGACCATTGAAAGATGGGGTAATTGCTGATTTCAATGCCGCAGAAGCGATGATCAAAGGTATGATCCGCATGCTTAACGGTGGTAAAGGATGGATGTTCCCGTCTTTGAGAATGGTAATTTGTATCCCTTCCGGAATCACTGAGGTAGAGAAACGTGCAGTAAGAGATTCAGCGGAAATCGCGGGAGCTAAAGAAGTTTATCTGATTCATGAGCCAATGGCAGCAGCTGTAGGAATCGGAATCGACGTAGAAGAACCAATGGGTAACATGATCATCGATATAGGTGGTGGTACGACTGAGATTGCTGTAATCGCTTTATCAGGTATCGTATGTGACCAGTCTATCCGTGTAGCGGGAGATAACTTCGACTCAGACATCGTAAATTACATCCGTCGCCAGCACAACATCATGATCGGTGACCGTACTGCGGAGAAAATCAAGATCGAAGTTGGTGCAGCATTGCCTGAGTTAACTGATCCACCTGCAGACTTTGCGGTTCAGGGAAGAGATCTGATGACTGGTGTTCCAAAACAAATCACCGTTTCCTATACTGAAATTGCACACTGCTTAGATAAATCCATTTCAAAAATCGAAGAGGCCATCCTTAAAGCGTTAGAGATTACGCCACCGGAACTTTCTGCGGATATTTACCAGACAGGTATCTATTTAACAGGTGGTGGTGCCTTACTTCGCGGTTTAGATAAACGTGTAGCTGCAAAAACAAAACTTCCTGTACATGTTGCCGAAGATCCACTTCGTGCAGTAGTACGCGGAACCGGAATCGCTTTAAAGAACATTGGCGGTTATAAATTCTTAATGCAATAA
- a CDS encoding endonuclease/exonuclease/phosphatase family protein, which produces MANAQRENVINIISYNIRLNVASDGENAWPKRKDNVKALVRFHDADILCVQEALPLQVDELLENTNYAMEGVGRDDGKRAGEFSAIYFDKSRFIRKDGGTFWLSETPEKPSKGWDAALNRVCSWVRLFDKKNKKEFLVFNTHYDHIGVQARIESAKLLKRKIQEIAPKLPVVFTGDLNVTPETEAIATIKSFLIDAKEASVEPAYGPVGTFNAFKFDSPLKDKIDYIFVNKGFKVQKFGVLSDSKDLRYPSDHLPIIARLSF; this is translated from the coding sequence ATGGCTAATGCACAAAGGGAAAATGTAATTAACATCATTTCCTATAACATCCGTTTAAATGTAGCTTCTGATGGCGAAAATGCCTGGCCAAAACGTAAAGATAACGTGAAGGCATTGGTGCGTTTTCATGACGCAGATATTCTCTGTGTCCAGGAAGCTTTGCCTCTACAAGTAGATGAATTGCTCGAAAACACCAATTATGCGATGGAAGGTGTGGGCCGTGACGACGGAAAGCGTGCAGGGGAATTTTCTGCGATCTATTTCGATAAATCCAGATTTATCAGAAAAGACGGAGGCACCTTCTGGTTATCAGAAACTCCTGAAAAACCTTCTAAAGGATGGGATGCGGCTCTGAACAGGGTTTGTTCCTGGGTCAGACTCTTTGATAAAAAGAATAAAAAAGAGTTTTTGGTCTTTAATACCCATTACGATCATATCGGCGTACAGGCCAGAATAGAATCTGCAAAACTCCTCAAAAGGAAAATACAGGAGATCGCACCAAAGCTGCCGGTCGTATTTACCGGTGATTTGAATGTCACTCCGGAAACTGAAGCAATTGCCACCATTAAATCTTTCCTTATTGATGCGAAAGAAGCTTCTGTAGAACCTGCTTATGGTCCGGTGGGTACTTTTAATGCTTTTAAATTTGACAGCCCCCTGAAGGATAAAATTGATTACATCTTTGTGAACAAAGGTTTTAAGGTTCAAAAGTTTGGGGTGTTGTCGGATAGCAAGGATTTACGTTATCCTTCAGACCACTTACCAATTATTGCCCGTTTATCTTTCTAA
- the radC gene encoding DNA repair protein RadC — protein MAKYKRKIGIKQWAEADRPREKLMQYGRRHLTDAELIAVLIGSGNLDETSVDLSKRILAAYKNDLNKLGRATVKELSVFRGIGVAKAIAIVAGLELGRRRKEEVTELKFVQIKDAKDSYEQFYPVLTDLPHEEFWVLLLNRANHVISKHQISKGGLSGTVADPKVIFKIAMDHDAAYLILAHNHPSGNLKPSQEDLILTRKLITAGKLLDLNVLDHLIITNNSYLSFNDEGLI, from the coding sequence ATGGCTAAATACAAACGGAAAATAGGAATCAAGCAATGGGCTGAGGCCGACAGGCCCCGGGAGAAATTGATGCAGTACGGAAGGAGACACCTGACCGATGCAGAATTGATTGCCGTATTGATTGGTTCGGGTAATCTGGATGAAACTTCTGTTGACCTGAGTAAACGGATCCTTGCAGCCTACAAAAATGACCTGAATAAACTCGGGAGGGCAACGGTTAAGGAGCTTTCCGTTTTTCGGGGGATAGGCGTAGCAAAAGCAATTGCCATTGTTGCTGGCCTGGAGCTTGGACGCCGGAGAAAAGAGGAGGTTACGGAGCTCAAATTTGTTCAGATTAAAGATGCTAAAGATAGCTATGAGCAGTTTTATCCCGTGCTTACGGATTTGCCCCATGAAGAGTTCTGGGTATTGTTGCTGAACCGGGCAAATCATGTCATCAGTAAACACCAGATCAGTAAGGGTGGATTGTCCGGAACTGTAGCTGATCCCAAGGTGATCTTTAAAATAGCGATGGACCATGATGCTGCTTACCTGATTTTAGCGCACAACCATCCTTCCGGAAATTTAAAGCCCAGTCAGGAGGATTTGATACTCACCAGAAAGCTGATCACTGCAGGAAAACTTCTGGATCTGAATGTGCTTGATCACTTAATTATTACAAACAATTCTTATCTTAGTTTCAATGATGAGGGGTTAATTTAA
- the rny gene encoding ribonuclease Y codes for MEIVGIIGYVLAGLVVGVLVGRYLLRGLLKKQEIAAQTKVKKMLKDAESKADILKKDRLLEAKEKFLQMKSEHEQEVNTKNNQINQRENAMKQKEQSVNQRLENMNRKEQELDNHKKNLEKQTDVAIKKQEEVDLLKNQHVKQLETIAGLSAEEAKNQLVENMKQEARTQAMIQVKDIVDEAKLTATKEAKKVVIQTIQRTAVEAAIENTVSIFHIESDEIKGRVIGREGRNIRALEAATGIEIIVDDTPEAIILSGFDPVRREIARLALHRLVTDGRIHPARIEEVVAKTKKQIEDEIVEIGERTVIDLGIHGLHPELIRMVGRMRYRSSYGQNLLHHSREVANFCATMAAELGLNAKMAKRAGLLHDIGKVPDDNPELPHAILGMQLAEKYKEHPEICNAIGAHHDEIEMTSMISPIVQACDAISGARPGARREVVESYIKRLKELEELALSYPGVEKTFAIQAGRELRVVVESERVTDQQAELLAADISNRIQTEMTYPGQIKVTVIRETRSVSFAK; via the coding sequence ATGGAAATAGTAGGAATAATTGGATATGTACTTGCCGGCCTGGTGGTTGGCGTTTTAGTAGGCAGATACCTGCTGCGAGGACTGCTTAAAAAGCAGGAGATTGCGGCACAGACCAAGGTAAAAAAGATGCTCAAAGATGCAGAAAGCAAAGCTGATATTTTAAAGAAAGACAGATTGCTGGAAGCCAAAGAGAAGTTTTTACAGATGAAATCTGAGCATGAGCAGGAAGTAAATACAAAAAACAACCAGATCAACCAACGTGAAAACGCGATGAAACAGAAAGAACAATCTGTAAATCAGCGTTTGGAAAACATGAACCGTAAGGAACAGGAGCTTGACAATCATAAAAAGAACCTGGAAAAACAGACAGATGTTGCGATTAAGAAACAGGAAGAAGTAGACCTGTTGAAAAATCAACATGTGAAGCAGTTGGAAACCATCGCGGGATTAAGTGCGGAAGAAGCAAAGAATCAGCTGGTAGAAAATATGAAACAGGAAGCCCGTACTCAGGCGATGATCCAGGTAAAGGACATTGTAGATGAGGCGAAACTTACTGCCACCAAAGAAGCTAAAAAGGTCGTGATTCAGACGATACAGCGTACTGCTGTAGAAGCGGCGATTGAAAATACAGTCTCTATCTTCCATATCGAAAGTGATGAGATCAAAGGTCGTGTAATTGGTAGAGAAGGACGTAACATCCGTGCTTTAGAAGCCGCTACCGGAATTGAGATCATTGTAGATGATACCCCGGAAGCCATCATCTTGTCAGGTTTTGACCCGGTAAGAAGAGAGATTGCCCGTTTGGCATTACACCGTTTGGTAACGGATGGCAGGATTCACCCTGCACGTATCGAAGAGGTCGTAGCTAAAACTAAAAAACAAATCGAAGACGAGATCGTAGAGATTGGAGAGCGTACCGTAATTGACCTTGGAATTCATGGTTTACACCCTGAGTTGATCAGAATGGTTGGACGTATGCGTTACCGTTCTTCTTACGGACAGAACTTATTACATCACTCACGCGAGGTGGCTAACTTCTGCGCAACGATGGCTGCAGAGCTTGGCTTGAATGCTAAAATGGCGAAACGTGCAGGATTATTACACGATATAGGTAAAGTGCCTGATGATAACCCGGAATTGCCTCACGCAATCTTAGGAATGCAACTGGCAGAGAAATATAAGGAACATCCGGAAATCTGTAATGCCATTGGTGCTCACCATGACGAGATCGAGATGACTTCCATGATTTCACCAATCGTGCAGGCTTGTGATGCCATCTCCGGTGCGCGCCCAGGTGCCCGTCGTGAGGTGGTGGAAAGCTATATTAAACGATTGAAAGAACTGGAAGAACTGGCGCTTTCTTATCCTGGTGTAGAGAAAACCTTTGCGATTCAGGCAGGTAGAGAGCTAAGGGTAGTGGTAGAGAGTGAAAGGGTAACCGATCAGCAGGCAGAACTATTGGCAGCTGACATCTCTAACCGTATTCAGACAGAAATGACCTATCCTGGTCAGATCAAAGTAACAGTAATCAGGGAAACCAGATCTGTTTCTTTTGCAAAATAA
- a CDS encoding cell division protein ZapA — protein MGEISIKITISDRIYPLKVNTEEEEIVRRAAKIINERIKDYQENYAVRDKQDLLSMAVLHYATAVLRVENKVQDQDTAVAEKVEELDSLLNDFFSK, from the coding sequence ATGGGAGAAATCTCGATAAAAATAACTATTTCCGACCGTATCTATCCCTTAAAGGTAAATACAGAAGAGGAAGAAATTGTGAGGCGGGCAGCGAAGATTATTAATGAGCGCATAAAGGACTATCAGGAAAATTATGCGGTCAGGGATAAACAGGATTTGCTTTCAATGGCGGTACTGCATTATGCAACGGCAGTATTACGTGTTGAAAACAAAGTTCAGGATCAGGATACTGCTGTAGCCGAAAAGGTAGAGGAACTGGATAGTTTATTAAATGATTTTTTCTCCAAATAG
- the rpsT gene encoding 30S ribosomal protein S20: protein MANHKSSLKRIRANATKRLRNRYQAKTTRTFIKRLRAAEDKKTGQELLPKVISMLDRLAKKNVIHKNKAANNKSKLTKFVNGLN, encoded by the coding sequence ATGGCAAATCATAAATCTTCATTAAAAAGAATTAGAGCAAACGCAACTAAACGTTTACGTAACAGATATCAAGCTAAAACAACCCGTACTTTTATCAAAAGGTTACGTGCTGCTGAAGACAAGAAAACTGGACAAGAATTATTACCGAAAGTAATTTCTATGTTAGATCGTTTGGCTAAGAAAAATGTTATTCACAAGAACAAAGCAGCTAACAACAAATCGAAGTTAACTAAATTTGTTAATGGCTTAAATTAA
- the purN gene encoding phosphoribosylglycinamide formyltransferase has translation MKKRIAIFASGSGSNAQKLMEHFKRSPEVEIALVLTNNPDAYVLQRADNFEIPSHIFDRNEFYHTDHVIDLLKNLEVDLIVLAGFLWLIPKKLIHEYPGRIINIHPAILPKFGGKGMYGDHVHKAVMEAKETEGGITIHYVNENYDEGEYIYQAKYRIDKDDNLELIKFKGQQLEHQHYPRIVETIIKKIKK, from the coding sequence ATGAAAAAACGTATCGCCATATTTGCTTCAGGTTCAGGCTCCAATGCCCAAAAACTGATGGAACATTTTAAACGTAGTCCTGAAGTAGAGATCGCCCTGGTGCTGACCAACAATCCGGATGCGTACGTTTTGCAACGTGCAGATAACTTCGAAATCCCTTCTCATATTTTCGACAGGAACGAATTTTACCATACTGATCACGTCATCGACCTGCTCAAAAATCTGGAAGTAGACCTCATCGTACTTGCGGGCTTTTTATGGCTTATCCCTAAAAAGCTGATTCACGAATATCCTGGACGCATCATCAATATCCATCCCGCCATTCTTCCCAAGTTTGGAGGAAAAGGAATGTATGGAGACCATGTGCATAAAGCAGTGATGGAAGCAAAGGAAACCGAAGGAGGAATTACAATTCACTATGTGAACGAAAATTACGACGAAGGAGAGTACATCTATCAGGCTAAATACCGCATTGATAAAGACGACAATCTGGAGTTGATTAAATTCAAAGGACAGCAACTGGAACACCAGCACTACCCTCGTATTGTAGAAACGATCATCAAAAAGATAAAGAAATAA
- the purH gene encoding bifunctional phosphoribosylaminoimidazolecarboxamide formyltransferase/IMP cyclohydrolase, producing the protein MSQSIKIKNALISVYYKDGLEPLVRLLAKQGVQLFSTGGTEQFIKDLNLPVTAVEDLTGYPSILGGRVKTLHPKVFGGILNRRGLASDQQQINEYEIPEIDLVIVDLYPFEETLKAGGTEEEIIEKIDIGGISLIRAAAKNFNDVVILASKDDYSNLQQQLEEQNGETTLAQRKAYAKKAFHTSSHYDTAIFNYFNTEEPLNVFKQSLNTAQTLRYGENPHQQGVFYGDLNAMFTKLNGKELSYNNLVDVDAAVALIDEFEEPTFAILKHTNACGVASRTTIKEAWDIALACDPVSAFGGVLIANREIDLATATEINKLFFEVLIAPSYQPEAVELFRAKKNRVILQRNEVELSKKQFKTLLNGVIEQDKDLIIENTDEMVTVTEKTPTAEELKDLFFANKIVKHTKSNTIVFVKNNQLLSSGVGQTSRVDALKQAIVKANAFNFALEGSVMASDAFFPFPDCVEIAAEAGITAVLQPGGSIKDADSINMANEKGIAMVTTGIRHFKH; encoded by the coding sequence ATGAGTCAATCGATAAAGATCAAAAACGCTTTAATTTCAGTTTATTACAAGGATGGTTTAGAACCTTTAGTTCGCCTGTTAGCTAAGCAGGGTGTCCAGTTATTCTCTACTGGTGGTACCGAACAATTTATAAAAGACCTAAACCTACCGGTTACAGCGGTCGAAGACCTTACAGGTTATCCTTCAATTTTAGGTGGAAGGGTAAAAACATTACACCCTAAAGTTTTTGGTGGTATTTTAAACAGAAGAGGCTTAGCTTCAGATCAGCAACAGATCAATGAATATGAGATCCCTGAAATCGACCTGGTTATCGTCGACCTGTATCCGTTTGAAGAAACCCTGAAAGCAGGTGGTACTGAAGAAGAAATCATCGAAAAGATTGACATCGGTGGTATCTCCCTGATCAGAGCAGCTGCAAAGAACTTCAACGACGTAGTCATTCTTGCTTCAAAAGACGACTACAGCAACTTACAACAACAATTAGAAGAACAAAACGGAGAAACTACTTTAGCACAGCGTAAAGCATATGCTAAAAAAGCATTCCATACTTCTTCACACTACGATACAGCCATCTTCAACTATTTCAATACGGAAGAACCACTTAATGTATTCAAACAGAGCTTAAACACTGCGCAAACATTAAGATATGGCGAAAACCCACACCAGCAAGGTGTATTTTATGGTGATTTAAATGCCATGTTTACTAAGCTGAATGGTAAAGAACTTTCTTACAACAACCTGGTTGATGTAGATGCTGCTGTAGCTTTAATCGATGAATTCGAAGAGCCAACTTTTGCCATCTTAAAACATACCAATGCCTGTGGTGTTGCTTCCAGAACAACGATCAAAGAAGCCTGGGATATCGCCCTTGCCTGTGATCCTGTTTCTGCATTCGGTGGCGTGTTAATCGCTAACCGCGAAATTGACCTGGCTACTGCTACAGAAATCAACAAACTGTTTTTCGAAGTATTGATCGCTCCTTCTTATCAGCCGGAAGCTGTGGAATTGTTCCGCGCTAAGAAGAATAGGGTCATCTTACAGAGAAACGAGGTAGAGCTGAGCAAAAAACAATTCAAGACCTTATTAAACGGTGTTATCGAGCAAGATAAAGACCTGATCATTGAAAATACTGACGAGATGGTGACCGTTACGGAGAAAACACCTACAGCAGAAGAATTGAAAGATCTTTTCTTCGCGAATAAGATCGTTAAGCATACTAAATCTAATACCATTGTATTTGTTAAGAACAACCAGTTGCTGTCAAGCGGTGTTGGTCAGACGTCAAGAGTAGACGCTTTGAAACAAGCCATCGTTAAAGCAAACGCGTTCAACTTTGCACTGGAGGGTTCAGTAATGGCATCTGATGCTTTCTTCCCATTCCCTGACTGTGTAGAAATTGCCGCTGAAGCGGGTATCACTGCTGTTTTACAACCAGGTGGTTCCATTAAAGATGCAGACTCCATCAATATGGCAAATGAGAAAGGCATCGCCATGGTTACCACGGGTATTAGACATTTTAAGCACTAA
- the pheT gene encoding phenylalanine--tRNA ligase subunit beta → MKISYKWLTQFLTTDKTPAELSLILTDIGLEVESLETVQAVAGGLEGLVIGHVLSCVQHPNADRLRVTTVNVGGAENIQIVCGAPNVAAGQKVVVATVGTTVYPNEGEPFKINKSKIRGEVSEGMICAEDEIGLGVSHDGILVLPEDTQIGLSAKSYFNLEDDYLYEIGLTPNRADAASHLGVARDLAAYLRTPLTMPDVTAFKTANEQLNIAVSVEDTEACPRYSSVSISGITVKTSPDWLQDKLKVIGIRPINNIVDITNYVLHELGQPLHAFDADSLKGGQIIVKKCAEGTPFVTLDGVERKLSAEDLMICNAEEPMCIAGVFGGKNSGVNENTTKVFLESAYFDAKTVRKTAKRHGLKTDASFRYERGTDPEMTIFALKRAALLIQELAGGEISSVVSDVYPAPIAPFDVEVNYHNINKLIGAEIPHAEIKEIITALSIGVVAETAEGLSLKVPAYRVDVTRECDITEEVLRIYGYNRIAIPSKINASLSNTSKPDVEQTQHVIADMLTANGFLEIWCNSLTKGAYSKNPEEAVQILNPLSSDLNVMRQGLLMPALESVAYNQNRKTADIKFYEFGKTYHLINEKYVERPRLLILISGSNQSEQWNHKVSPVSFYHLKAAVDAVISRLGISNYQSADVSDDNFAYGLKYFRGDKAIVTFGAVTTADRKKADVDKEVFYADFDWALLLDIVRKNKIVNKEVSKYPAVRRDLSMLVDTDVTFDQLKTIAFKTEKKLIKSVQVFDVYVGEKLPEGKKSYALNFTLQDEEQTLTDKQIDAVMQKIISNLAQTAKAEIRK, encoded by the coding sequence ATGAAGATATCATATAAGTGGCTGACACAATTCCTGACAACTGATAAAACTCCTGCAGAACTTTCGCTTATCCTGACCGACATCGGTTTGGAAGTTGAAAGTCTGGAAACGGTACAAGCCGTTGCTGGCGGATTGGAAGGATTGGTGATTGGTCATGTATTGAGCTGTGTACAACATCCTAATGCGGATCGTTTACGCGTGACTACGGTAAATGTAGGCGGAGCGGAAAACATCCAGATCGTTTGCGGTGCACCTAATGTGGCTGCTGGTCAGAAGGTGGTAGTGGCTACCGTCGGTACTACTGTTTACCCGAATGAAGGGGAACCATTTAAGATCAATAAGTCTAAAATCAGGGGTGAAGTTTCTGAAGGAATGATCTGTGCGGAAGATGAAATCGGATTGGGTGTTTCTCATGATGGTATTTTGGTGCTTCCTGAAGATACGCAGATCGGGCTCAGCGCTAAATCTTATTTCAATCTGGAAGATGATTACCTATACGAAATCGGATTAACGCCTAACAGGGCAGATGCAGCTTCGCATTTAGGGGTGGCCAGAGATTTGGCCGCTTATTTACGTACGCCATTAACAATGCCTGATGTTACAGCTTTTAAAACTGCAAATGAGCAGTTGAACATTGCAGTAAGTGTGGAAGATACTGAGGCATGTCCAAGATATAGCAGTGTTTCCATTTCTGGAATTACGGTTAAAACTTCGCCAGACTGGTTGCAGGATAAATTAAAAGTAATCGGCATTCGTCCGATCAATAATATTGTTGACATTACCAATTACGTATTGCATGAGTTAGGGCAACCGCTTCATGCTTTTGATGCGGATAGCCTTAAAGGCGGACAAATCATCGTTAAGAAATGTGCAGAAGGAACTCCTTTTGTAACGCTTGATGGGGTAGAACGTAAGTTGTCTGCAGAGGACCTGATGATTTGTAATGCAGAAGAGCCGATGTGTATTGCCGGTGTATTTGGTGGTAAGAACTCCGGTGTAAATGAAAACACCACAAAGGTATTCCTGGAAAGCGCTTATTTTGATGCTAAAACAGTACGTAAGACGGCTAAAAGACATGGTCTGAAGACTGATGCTTCTTTCAGGTATGAGCGTGGTACAGATCCTGAAATGACGATCTTCGCGCTAAAACGTGCAGCCTTATTGATTCAGGAACTTGCAGGTGGAGAAATCTCTTCTGTAGTATCTGATGTTTATCCGGCTCCGATCGCTCCTTTCGATGTGGAGGTAAATTACCATAACATCAATAAACTGATTGGTGCTGAGATCCCTCATGCAGAAATCAAGGAGATCATTACTGCTTTAAGTATTGGAGTAGTGGCGGAGACCGCAGAAGGTTTGTCCTTAAAAGTACCTGCCTATAGAGTGGATGTAACGCGTGAGTGTGACATTACAGAAGAAGTACTTCGGATCTATGGTTATAACAGGATTGCGATTCCAAGTAAAATCAATGCTTCTTTATCCAATACTTCTAAACCAGATGTAGAGCAGACGCAGCATGTGATTGCGGATATGCTGACTGCCAATGGATTTTTGGAGATCTGGTGTAACTCTCTAACCAAAGGTGCTTATTCTAAGAACCCTGAAGAAGCCGTTCAGATCCTGAATCCTTTGAGTTCTGATTTGAATGTGATGCGTCAGGGCTTGTTAATGCCGGCATTGGAAAGCGTTGCTTACAACCAGAACAGAAAAACAGCAGACATTAAGTTTTATGAATTCGGTAAAACTTACCATCTGATCAATGAAAAATATGTGGAGCGTCCGCGCCTGCTGATCCTGATCTCCGGATCAAATCAGTCGGAGCAATGGAACCATAAAGTGTCTCCGGTAAGTTTCTACCATTTGAAAGCTGCTGTAGATGCAGTGATCAGCCGTTTGGGAATCAGTAATTACCAGTCGGCGGATGTGAGCGATGATAATTTTGCTTACGGACTGAAGTATTTCAGAGGCGATAAAGCGATCGTTACATTCGGCGCGGTTACCACTGCAGACCGGAAGAAAGCGGATGTGGATAAAGAGGTGTTTTACGCCGATTTTGACTGGGCTTTATTACTCGACATTGTCAGAAAGAATAAAATTGTGAATAAAGAAGTGTCGAAATATCCTGCGGTAAGAAGGGATTTATCGATGCTGGTAGATACGGATGTGACCTTTGATCAGTTGAAAACTATTGCTTTTAAAACAGAGAAGAAGCTGATTAAGAGCGTACAAGTGTTCGATGTGTATGTTGGAGAGAAGCTGCCGGAAGGCAAGAAATCTTATGCCTTGAACTTCACTCTGCAAGACGAGGAGCAGACCTTAACCGATAAGCAAATTGATGCGGTGATGCAAAAGATTATTTCTAACTTAGCGCAAACAGCAAAAGCGGAAATAAGAAAATAA
- a CDS encoding Mpo1-like protein has product MKPVEKSAVDVLFDKYAESHQNHSNELIHWVCVPLIVFSLLGLVWAIPFPHLAFLGKYNGYLNWASFLIAFSVYYYYKLSPVMSYLMLLLIFVMSMGIVQLEKWQLAGGPALWLVCAVIFVAAWIGQFIGHKIEGKKPSFLEDVKFLLIGPIWLLHFICRKVGLKY; this is encoded by the coding sequence ATGAAACCAGTAGAGAAAAGCGCGGTAGATGTTCTTTTTGACAAGTATGCAGAAAGCCATCAAAATCATTCCAATGAACTGATCCATTGGGTATGTGTTCCATTAATTGTTTTTAGCTTACTGGGATTGGTTTGGGCCATCCCCTTTCCTCATCTTGCCTTCCTTGGGAAGTACAACGGCTACCTGAACTGGGCTTCGTTCCTGATCGCTTTCTCGGTTTATTACTATTATAAACTTTCTCCGGTCATGTCTTATCTGATGCTCTTGCTGATTTTCGTGATGTCTATGGGAATTGTACAGCTTGAAAAGTGGCAACTGGCTGGCGGACCGGCATTATGGCTGGTTTGTGCGGTGATTTTTGTAGCCGCCTGGATCGGACAATTTATCGGTCATAAAATCGAAGGAAAGAAACCTTCATTTTTAGAAGATGTTAAGTTTTTGTTAATCGGCCCTATTTGGTTATTGCACTTTATATGCCGAAAAGTGGGCTTAAAATATTGA